The Gillisia sp. Hel_I_86 genome has a segment encoding these proteins:
- a CDS encoding AAA family ATPase, with product MKILKIEFKNINSLRGSHEIDFTASPFTASSLFAITGPTGSGKSSILDVISIALFNQVPRIPGGRTISKNDILKFGAILTRNQKDAMAKVTYHCNSGMFSSKWSINTNRNDKLRDHEMEIIDLSSGNLLDLKKSDVPAKNEELIGLSYDQFIKAVLLAQGEFAQFLKVNKKERGALLEKITGTGIYRKLGMKAYEKYGLLNKEIEKQQHEIQLLEERLLSDEKKLELSAETKFQEDKITELNKTIDDLSKNMELKNVISNQHKEIAIISERQEDETKALKEFSDEFGLQLQQHEKVQFVAEDLRNWSSHLQISSDLKQEAEKFTQDIDKNSSSREHIRLQLEKLIKEPVTQSTFEGQLESFSAKVLSLQEERKEKKRDWDLLNQSLNSVLRPLNFIPEKDPDLNLAKLQTIKAASAKNIQDLKLRLREIDFTAIGQESRKLKLELEQSRFAEKQHDKIQTSKTELDKIIAEKNTITPLLDKLPKQIKGLEQVLQRDNATFVNLNLEKENQLLRASLTELRAKLSENEPCPLCGSLEHPFAAHLPTKTSDLGPKIHELHKKITANTKELATLKANLVNHQTNYDTLNIKEKELTAELENLSEKFKEQFQNLKLKEGISWEQKVQDLEEKLELLEQFEKEHTTLNATGEAIPIIEKLKNVVEKGQAIASKLSSIYKGTDITKDSKDLQSSFTRLQQEQQYLKDQNNKLTYKAAKNQGSIIQIEQKLAVPIQKRGFKTIAEARAALLPDHDYLKIRNKQEALKTEIEKSLTSIKLLKDQLSENLKKDTEKPLEDLKEGLSLNQENLKEIQALYRESTRLLKNHQENLVAQNQLKTSIEEREKQTLRWRLLNTIIGDRTGNKFNEFAQDLTLSQLLQLANVRLSDLSDRYLIDKPTEDEDDGLVAIDEHMGGQRRSVKTLSGGETFILSLSLALALSDLASKNVEINSLFIDEGFGTLDPETLDQTLDTLEKLQAESSKTIGIISHVDSLKERIATQIKLTRNGQGYSSLEVVG from the coding sequence ATGAAAATCTTAAAAATAGAATTCAAGAATATAAATTCTTTAAGGGGCAGTCATGAGATCGATTTTACGGCTAGTCCATTTACTGCATCCTCACTTTTTGCCATTACCGGACCTACTGGTAGCGGGAAAAGCAGCATTCTGGATGTGATCTCAATTGCGCTTTTTAACCAGGTTCCAAGAATTCCCGGTGGCAGGACAATTTCTAAAAACGACATTCTAAAATTTGGTGCCATCCTTACCCGCAACCAGAAAGATGCCATGGCAAAGGTAACCTACCATTGTAACAGTGGTATGTTTTCTTCAAAATGGAGTATTAACACCAATAGAAATGATAAGTTGCGGGATCATGAAATGGAGATCATAGACCTATCTTCAGGAAACCTATTGGATCTAAAAAAGTCTGATGTACCAGCTAAAAATGAAGAATTGATTGGATTGAGTTATGATCAATTTATTAAGGCAGTATTGTTGGCTCAAGGTGAATTTGCCCAATTCTTAAAAGTGAATAAAAAGGAACGGGGCGCTCTTTTAGAAAAAATAACCGGCACAGGAATTTACCGGAAATTGGGAATGAAAGCCTACGAAAAATATGGACTACTCAACAAGGAAATAGAAAAACAACAACATGAAATCCAGCTTCTTGAAGAACGCTTATTAAGTGATGAGAAAAAATTGGAACTCTCTGCGGAAACAAAGTTTCAGGAAGATAAAATAACCGAATTAAACAAAACGATAGATGATCTTTCCAAAAACATGGAACTTAAAAATGTCATTTCCAATCAGCATAAGGAAATTGCTATAATTTCTGAACGGCAAGAAGATGAAACCAAGGCTTTAAAAGAATTTTCAGATGAATTTGGATTGCAATTGCAACAACATGAAAAAGTGCAATTTGTAGCCGAAGATCTTAGAAATTGGAGCTCTCATCTTCAAATCTCTTCAGACTTAAAACAAGAAGCGGAGAAATTTACGCAGGACATTGATAAAAACTCCAGTTCCCGAGAACATATAAGGCTTCAGCTTGAAAAACTGATTAAGGAACCGGTTACCCAATCAACTTTTGAAGGGCAGTTAGAAAGTTTTTCAGCCAAGGTTTTAAGCCTGCAGGAAGAACGAAAAGAAAAGAAACGCGATTGGGATCTTTTAAATCAATCCTTAAATAGCGTTTTGCGACCTCTCAACTTTATTCCTGAAAAAGATCCTGATTTAAATCTTGCGAAACTTCAAACGATCAAAGCCGCTTCAGCAAAAAACATTCAAGATCTTAAATTAAGATTAAGGGAGATAGATTTTACTGCTATTGGGCAAGAAAGCAGAAAACTTAAGCTAGAATTAGAACAGAGTAGATTTGCGGAGAAGCAACATGATAAAATTCAAACTTCAAAAACTGAACTCGATAAAATTATTGCCGAAAAAAATACTATTACCCCACTTTTAGATAAGCTTCCGAAGCAAATAAAAGGACTCGAGCAAGTCCTTCAAAGAGATAATGCAACCTTTGTTAATTTAAATTTAGAAAAGGAAAATCAATTACTACGCGCAAGTTTAACAGAGCTCAGGGCAAAACTAAGCGAAAATGAGCCTTGCCCGCTTTGTGGTTCTTTGGAACATCCTTTTGCTGCACATTTACCAACAAAGACAAGCGATCTAGGTCCCAAAATCCATGAACTTCATAAAAAAATTACTGCCAACACCAAAGAACTTGCAACTTTAAAAGCAAATCTCGTAAATCACCAAACTAATTACGACACTTTAAACATAAAAGAAAAAGAGCTTACCGCCGAGCTGGAAAATTTATCTGAGAAATTTAAAGAACAATTCCAAAACCTAAAATTGAAAGAAGGAATTTCTTGGGAACAAAAAGTGCAGGATTTAGAAGAAAAATTGGAACTTTTAGAGCAATTTGAAAAGGAACATACCACCTTAAATGCAACAGGAGAAGCCATTCCAATTATAGAAAAGCTCAAAAACGTTGTGGAAAAAGGCCAAGCGATTGCTTCAAAATTGAGTTCCATTTATAAAGGAACCGATATTACCAAAGACAGTAAGGATCTCCAAAGTAGTTTTACCCGTTTACAACAAGAACAACAATATTTAAAAGATCAAAACAATAAATTAACATATAAAGCAGCGAAGAACCAGGGTTCTATCATTCAAATAGAACAAAAATTAGCAGTTCCAATTCAAAAAAGAGGTTTTAAAACCATCGCTGAAGCAAGGGCAGCACTGCTTCCAGATCATGATTATCTCAAAATTAGAAATAAGCAAGAGGCATTAAAAACAGAGATAGAAAAATCTTTAACATCCATCAAGCTATTAAAAGATCAACTTTCAGAAAACCTTAAAAAAGATACTGAGAAACCTTTAGAAGATCTCAAAGAAGGGCTTAGTTTAAATCAAGAAAACCTAAAGGAGATTCAGGCCCTCTATCGGGAAAGTACTCGGCTATTAAAAAATCACCAAGAAAATCTGGTAGCTCAAAATCAGTTAAAAACCAGTATCGAAGAACGAGAAAAGCAAACACTGCGATGGCGGCTTTTAAATACCATTATTGGTGACCGAACAGGAAATAAATTCAACGAATTTGCCCAAGATCTCACCCTATCTCAACTATTGCAATTAGCCAATGTAAGATTAAGCGATCTTAGCGACCGCTATCTTATAGATAAGCCAACAGAAGATGAGGACGATGGTTTGGTGGCTATAGACGAGCATATGGGCGGGCAACGTCGCTCGGTGAAAACACTTTCTGGAGGAGAAACTTTCATTTTAAGTCTTTCCCTGGCCCTAGCCTTAAGTGACCTGGCTTCCAAAAATGTGGAGATCAACAGTCTTTTTATAGATGAAGGTTTTGGAACTCTAGATCCTGAAACACTGGATCAGACACTGGACACCTTGGAAAAACTTCAGGCAGAATCTTCAAAAACCATAGGAATTATAAGTCATGTGGATTCTCTTAAAGAACGCATTGCAACTCAAATAAAACTTACCAGAAACGGACAAGGATATAGTAGTTTGGAAGTGGTAGGTTAG
- a CDS encoding LytR/AlgR family response regulator transcription factor, producing the protein MKALIVDDETLARKRILNLLSTVEKIRVVEECSNGKTAIQRINELKPDLVFLDINMKDMNGFEVLQKVAITPKPIIVFVTAYDHYALKAFDYEAFDFLLKPYRDERFYKTIDKLLNLSQPEIDLNFEKKMKEFFKLNEEKKEAKEAGSRLPVKQGHRTILLDPSKIKYICASGYYAEIYTEENKYVLRESLKKLIKILNQKIFFRIHRSAIVNINYIQEIVHSDYSEMDVRMKDNKLIRVSKSNKKGFLLQLGI; encoded by the coding sequence ATGAAAGCACTTATAGTAGATGACGAAACATTAGCTAGAAAACGAATATTGAACCTTCTCTCCACCGTAGAAAAAATTAGGGTTGTAGAGGAATGTTCCAATGGGAAGACCGCTATACAAAGGATCAATGAGCTTAAACCGGATCTTGTTTTTCTGGATATTAACATGAAAGACATGAATGGTTTTGAGGTATTGCAAAAGGTAGCGATCACTCCAAAACCAATTATTGTTTTTGTAACTGCTTATGATCATTATGCTTTAAAAGCTTTCGATTATGAGGCTTTCGATTTTCTTCTAAAACCCTATCGCGATGAGCGTTTTTATAAAACCATAGATAAATTGCTTAATCTATCTCAGCCGGAGATCGACCTCAACTTTGAAAAGAAGATGAAGGAATTTTTCAAATTGAACGAAGAAAAAAAGGAGGCCAAAGAAGCAGGAAGCAGGTTACCTGTAAAACAGGGACACCGCACTATTCTTTTGGATCCTTCTAAAATAAAATATATCTGCGCCTCCGGCTATTATGCCGAGATCTATACCGAAGAAAACAAATATGTGCTAAGAGAATCATTGAAAAAATTAATAAAAATATTAAATCAGAAAATTTTCTTCAGAATCCATAGATCTGCAATAGTGAACATCAATTATATTCAGGAAATAGTCCACTCAGATTATTCTGAAATGGATGTGAGAATGAAGGACAATAAATTAATACGGGTAAGCAAATCCAATAAAAAGGGTTTTTTACTTCAACTAGGAATTTAA
- a CDS encoding IS256 family transposase — MRKEDLFDDDFLKQFKTGAELTGFLKEIQKRGIEKMLEGHLDYGKHQKSVSSNARNGHSKKKIKTSFGEAEISVPRDREASFNPMIVPKRGSVIDGVENVIVSLYAKGMSNSDIEEQVREVYNFDISTSTISRITEMVSGDIIAWQNRPLEPVYLIVWMDGIVFKVRENSKVINKTVYIAVGLRRDGKKEVLGLWLGKNESSAFWMSVLTDIRARGTEDILITATDNLNGFTDTIKNVFPESKTQICVVHQIRNACRYVVWKDKKAFTADMKHIYNAPNQEAAKMALEDFAQKWEGKYSYAIKSWRDNWEELTVFFEFPLEIRKIIYTTNLIENLNGKIRKYTKNKLSFPTDDAVMKSVYLAVREATKKWSMPIRNWGIILNQFLTIYEKRVRL; from the coding sequence ATGAGAAAAGAAGATTTATTTGACGACGATTTCCTCAAGCAATTTAAAACTGGTGCTGAGCTTACTGGTTTTTTAAAGGAGATTCAAAAGCGCGGCATCGAAAAGATGCTGGAAGGTCATCTTGATTATGGAAAACATCAAAAATCCGTCAGCAGTAATGCTCGCAACGGACATTCAAAAAAGAAGATAAAGACATCTTTTGGAGAAGCCGAGATCTCGGTCCCCAGGGATAGAGAAGCCTCTTTCAATCCTATGATCGTACCCAAACGTGGCAGTGTTATAGATGGGGTAGAGAATGTCATCGTATCGCTCTATGCCAAGGGCATGAGCAACAGCGACATCGAGGAACAGGTACGTGAGGTCTATAATTTTGACATATCCACCTCCACGATATCAAGGATCACGGAAATGGTCTCGGGCGATATAATTGCCTGGCAGAACCGCCCGTTGGAACCTGTATATCTCATCGTCTGGATGGATGGGATCGTCTTCAAGGTCAGGGAGAACTCCAAGGTCATCAACAAGACCGTGTACATTGCGGTGGGGCTGCGCAGGGATGGCAAGAAAGAGGTGTTGGGCCTTTGGCTGGGCAAGAACGAATCCTCGGCATTTTGGATGAGCGTCCTCACGGACATCAGGGCACGGGGAACAGAGGACATACTGATCACAGCAACCGATAACCTGAACGGTTTTACCGATACGATCAAAAATGTGTTCCCTGAATCCAAGACACAGATATGTGTTGTGCACCAGATCAGGAATGCGTGCAGGTACGTGGTCTGGAAGGACAAAAAGGCCTTCACCGCAGATATGAAGCACATTTACAACGCCCCCAACCAAGAGGCCGCTAAGATGGCCCTAGAAGATTTTGCCCAGAAATGGGAGGGTAAATATTCTTATGCCATAAAGAGCTGGCGCGACAACTGGGAAGAGCTCACGGTGTTCTTTGAGTTCCCATTGGAGATAAGGAAAATCATCTATACGACCAATCTTATAGAGAACCTGAACGGAAAGATAAGGAAGTACACCAAGAACAAATTATCCTTCCCAACAGATGATGCTGTGATGAAATCAGTATATTTGGCTGTCCGGGAAGCAACCAAAAAATGGTCAATGCCCATCAGGAACTGGGGGATAATCTTAAATCAGTTCCTAACGATCTATGAAAAAAGGGTCAGACTTTAA
- the serA gene encoding phosphoglycerate dehydrogenase: MENKKNYVIDFDSTFTQVEALDILGEISLNGDSKKAEKLQELKSLTDRGMDGGLSFRESLSKRIELLNAKKQHLEPLIETLKTRISTSFVRNEAFLADNKENIYIISNGFKDFIIPIVEELGLKASHVFANDFVFDDAENIIGFDKENVLSSNNGKVEQLKSMDLQGDVYVIGDGYTDYEIKAAGLANKFYAFTENVERDSVLEKADHITPSLDEFLYVHKMNKAISYPKNRIKVMLLENIHQDALKILKNEGYNVSIYGGAMDEEELSEKIKDVSVLGIRSKTQLTKKVLDNANRLIAVGAFCIGTNQIDLDECLVKGVAVFNAPYSNTRSVVELAIGEIILLMRNLPDKISKMHDGQWDKSANNSFEIRGKKLGIVGYGNIGSQLSILAEAIGFDVYYFDLVEKLALGNATKCSSLEELLKISDIVSLHVDGRKENKNIISEKQFQQMKDGVIFLNLSRGHVVEIEALQQHIESGKVRGAGVDVFPEEPKTNKDTFESSLRNLPNVILTPHIGGSTEEAQVNIGNFVPGKIIEYINTGGTTNSVNFPNLQLPILENAHRLIHIHLNRPGIIAKINKILAAHDINIVGQYLKTNETIGYVITDIDKAYDSEVIKELKGIENTIKFRILY; this comes from the coding sequence ATGGAGAATAAAAAAAATTATGTAATAGATTTTGATAGTACTTTCACGCAGGTTGAAGCCCTGGATATATTGGGCGAGATCTCCTTAAATGGCGATTCTAAAAAGGCTGAAAAATTACAGGAACTTAAATCACTTACAGATCGCGGAATGGATGGCGGACTTTCATTTAGAGAATCGCTTAGCAAACGTATAGAATTACTGAATGCAAAAAAACAGCATTTGGAGCCTCTCATAGAAACATTGAAAACGAGAATTTCCACATCTTTTGTTAGGAATGAAGCTTTCCTAGCAGATAATAAGGAGAATATTTATATTATTTCCAATGGTTTTAAGGATTTTATAATCCCAATTGTCGAAGAGCTAGGGCTTAAAGCATCCCATGTTTTTGCCAACGATTTTGTGTTCGATGATGCCGAAAATATTATTGGTTTCGATAAGGAAAATGTACTTTCTTCCAATAACGGAAAGGTGGAACAGCTAAAATCCATGGATCTTCAAGGAGATGTGTATGTAATTGGCGATGGATATACAGATTATGAAATTAAAGCCGCAGGACTAGCAAATAAGTTCTATGCCTTTACAGAAAATGTGGAAAGAGATAGCGTCTTGGAAAAAGCCGATCATATTACACCCAGTCTGGATGAATTTTTATATGTGCATAAAATGAATAAAGCTATTTCTTATCCTAAAAACAGGATCAAGGTGATGCTATTGGAAAATATTCACCAGGATGCATTAAAAATATTAAAAAATGAAGGCTATAATGTTTCCATTTATGGGGGAGCGATGGACGAAGAGGAATTGTCAGAAAAAATTAAAGATGTTTCAGTATTGGGAATTCGTTCCAAAACGCAGCTTACCAAGAAAGTCTTAGACAATGCAAATCGATTGATAGCAGTTGGGGCTTTTTGTATTGGGACCAATCAAATAGACCTGGACGAATGTCTGGTAAAAGGCGTGGCTGTTTTTAACGCTCCTTATAGCAATACGAGATCGGTAGTAGAGTTAGCAATAGGTGAAATTATTCTCTTAATGCGAAACCTTCCAGATAAAATTTCTAAAATGCATGATGGGCAATGGGATAAATCTGCAAATAATAGTTTTGAGATCCGCGGAAAAAAATTGGGGATTGTAGGATATGGAAATATAGGATCTCAGCTTTCCATTCTTGCTGAAGCCATTGGATTCGATGTATATTATTTCGATTTGGTTGAAAAGTTGGCTTTAGGAAATGCAACTAAATGCAGTAGCCTAGAGGAATTATTGAAAATATCCGATATTGTTAGTCTTCACGTAGACGGAAGAAAAGAGAATAAAAATATTATTTCTGAAAAGCAGTTTCAGCAAATGAAGGATGGTGTGATCTTTTTGAATTTAAGCAGGGGTCATGTAGTGGAAATTGAAGCTCTTCAGCAACATATAGAATCTGGAAAGGTTAGGGGAGCAGGAGTAGATGTTTTCCCTGAAGAGCCAAAAACAAACAAAGATACTTTCGAGTCTTCTCTAAGAAACTTGCCCAATGTGATCTTAACTCCACATATTGGGGGTAGCACAGAGGAAGCTCAGGTAAATATCGGGAATTTTGTTCCAGGGAAAATAATAGAATATATAAACACAGGAGGAACAACGAACTCAGTGAATTTTCCCAATCTACAATTACCTATTTTAGAGAATGCACATAGATTGATTCATATTCACTTAAATAGGCCGGGAATCATCGCCAAGATCAATAAAATATTGGCGGCCCATGATATTAATATTGTTGGGCAATATCTTAAAACCAATGAAACCATTGGATATGTTATTACAGATATCGATAAGGCATACGATAGTGAAGTGATCAAGGAGTTAAAGGGGATAGAAAACACTATAAAGTTCAGGATTTTATATTAG
- a CDS encoding sensor histidine kinase: MNLVNLKKKYVDGKLILLLAGFYTLFYIVFISKTLYMRAYVYEEVKYNMWEIIVHGYLVDWVIIIAFMTLIAISTKRLIVKKVPWKKIFLLHLLLSLFIGVIIRLVVILYSVIMGELRFSDLNWRDNLTSFMYVIDLNFLIYFAMILIIYVYYYIDQIREVEEKRGLLEAQLLNTRMKMLTSQLQPHFLFNTLNSISSLVEIDSKLAKDTIADLSDFLREILYNSDAKFIPLHKELTVLEYFLNIVNVRFSDHLTIEKDIDPDLMNINIPAMIIQPIVENSIKHGYSYNHTDLAIKIAVLKKNGHILLMVENNGKHIAQDTQALINSGVGLSNLKERLYNLYGDSHSFIMRNKKDGTGVETLIELPIKV; the protein is encoded by the coding sequence ATGAACTTAGTAAACCTTAAGAAAAAATACGTAGATGGTAAACTAATTTTACTACTAGCTGGCTTCTACACCCTCTTTTATATCGTTTTTATCTCCAAAACGCTTTACATGCGTGCCTATGTATATGAGGAGGTTAAATACAACATGTGGGAAATCATCGTACATGGTTACCTGGTGGATTGGGTGATAATTATTGCTTTCATGACATTAATTGCCATTAGCACTAAAAGATTGATAGTTAAAAAAGTGCCTTGGAAGAAGATCTTTTTATTGCATTTATTGCTTTCCCTATTTATAGGCGTTATAATTAGATTGGTTGTTATTTTATATAGCGTGATAATGGGAGAGCTTAGATTTAGCGATCTAAACTGGCGGGACAACCTCACCAGTTTTATGTATGTTATAGACCTTAATTTCCTTATTTATTTTGCCATGATCTTGATAATATATGTGTATTATTATATAGATCAAATTCGGGAAGTAGAGGAAAAAAGAGGCTTGTTGGAGGCACAACTACTTAATACAAGAATGAAAATGCTCACCTCCCAGTTACAACCACATTTCTTGTTCAACACCTTAAACAGTATTTCCAGCTTGGTGGAAATAGATTCCAAGCTAGCAAAGGACACCATAGCAGATCTTAGTGACTTCCTAAGGGAAATCCTTTATAATAGTGATGCTAAATTTATTCCGTTACATAAGGAGCTAACAGTGCTGGAATATTTTCTGAATATTGTAAATGTTCGCTTTTCAGATCATTTAACTATCGAAAAAGATATAGACCCAGATTTAATGAACATTAATATTCCTGCCATGATCATTCAACCCATTGTGGAGAATTCCATTAAGCACGGGTATTCTTATAACCATACCGACCTGGCTATAAAAATAGCTGTCCTTAAAAAAAATGGTCATATTTTATTGATGGTGGAAAACAATGGAAAACATATTGCTCAAGACACTCAAGCCTTGATTAATAGCGGAGTAGGACTATCCAATCTCAAGGAACGTCTTTATAATTTATATGGGGATTCCCACAGTTTCATTATGCGGAACAAGAAAGATGGCACCGGGGTAGAAACCCTAATTGAACTTCCCATTAAAGTTTAA
- the sbcD gene encoding exonuclease subunit SbcD, whose translation MKILHTADWHIGKKLHKHDLSPDFDLFIIWLCNCIQENKVELLLISGDVFDLANPSSEARKQYYRALLKLRNLDCKIILTGGNHDSPAMLDAPGEILKELDMHVIGSLRKNLEDCIIPVKGKSGKIELVVAALPYLRDADLRSAGEGNTYEDRLEVIRMGIQNTFLGAAEICKTKFPDIPALAMGHLYAAGVETSESERDIQIGNQAAFHASQFGDFFNYIALGHIHKPQKVNAPVPTYYSGSPIPLSFSERKDEKRVLILDTEKAWIPESIPIPVFRKLLKISGTLSELNSKLLVLESNEALNSLIELEMIETQFDANKIYELDKLNELFDQPGFEIVKSKATFLNQTKGASELYANSQQLEDLKPRDVFLELIAKQEYNEEMKNDILSAFDELLEEVHATESSKQI comes from the coding sequence ATGAAAATCCTTCATACGGCCGATTGGCATATTGGTAAAAAGCTGCATAAACACGACCTTTCCCCAGATTTCGATCTTTTTATAATTTGGTTGTGCAATTGCATCCAGGAAAACAAGGTGGAATTATTACTCATTTCGGGGGATGTCTTCGATCTCGCAAACCCCTCTTCTGAAGCTAGAAAACAATATTATAGGGCTTTATTGAAGCTTCGAAATTTAGATTGTAAAATCATTCTCACCGGGGGAAATCATGATTCCCCAGCGATGTTGGACGCGCCCGGGGAAATTTTGAAGGAACTGGATATGCATGTGATTGGAAGTTTACGAAAAAATTTAGAAGACTGCATTATCCCAGTTAAAGGAAAATCAGGAAAAATAGAATTAGTAGTTGCAGCACTCCCCTACCTTCGGGATGCAGATCTGCGTTCTGCCGGTGAAGGAAACACTTATGAGGATAGATTGGAAGTTATTAGAATGGGGATCCAAAACACATTTTTAGGCGCTGCTGAAATTTGTAAAACAAAATTTCCCGATATTCCAGCTTTGGCAATGGGACATTTATATGCTGCCGGGGTAGAAACCTCAGAAAGCGAGCGCGATATCCAAATAGGAAATCAAGCGGCCTTCCATGCTTCTCAATTTGGAGATTTCTTCAATTATATCGCCTTAGGCCATATTCATAAACCCCAAAAAGTTAACGCACCAGTTCCCACGTATTATAGCGGTTCCCCAATTCCGCTTTCTTTTAGTGAACGCAAAGATGAAAAAAGGGTGCTCATACTTGATACCGAAAAAGCTTGGATCCCAGAAAGTATTCCTATTCCTGTTTTTAGGAAACTATTGAAAATAAGCGGAACGCTTTCAGAATTAAACTCAAAATTATTGGTGCTGGAAAGTAATGAAGCCCTAAATAGTCTTATAGAACTAGAAATGATCGAAACCCAATTTGATGCCAATAAAATATATGAGTTGGATAAATTAAATGAACTCTTTGACCAACCTGGCTTTGAAATTGTAAAAAGCAAGGCCACATTTCTAAATCAAACAAAAGGTGCAAGTGAGCTGTACGCAAATTCACAGCAGCTAGAAGACCTAAAACCTCGGGATGTTTTTTTAGAGCTAATTGCCAAACAAGAATATAACGAGGAGATGAAAAACGATATTTTAAGTGCTTTCGATGAACTGTTGGAAGAAGTGCATGCCACAGAATCTTCAAAACAAATCTAG